The region CTAGATAAGATATGTTGATGTTTGGTCATTTGGTGCATTTACTTCATAGCGTGCAAAGATACCACAGATGTTAAGGGagcagtgcagtgcagctgtCTGTGATTCCAATAAAATATGCACAGTGTAGTGCAGACGTACAGggaacaggaagagaagaaCAGTATCTTACCCTTTCTTCACTGTTTTCAGTGAGCACCACTAGCTGTGATTTAAGTAAAATCCTGTTCATCCTgtgtaatgacacacacagcatacagGTGTCTTGTTCAGGGACATTTGGACAGGACACCTGGCTGTACCATGGATGTGTTACGAAAACTGGACTGGCTGTACCAAGATGGCATCTCATTCATACGCTGAAAAAGTTCTTTAGGCTTGCACATTTTTGGCCTCGTAGTGCATAAGGATTAAAATCATTATCTGCCTGAAAATACTATATTGATCCGgcctgttgatttttttttttattggcccTAATGGCTCAGACTGTGATAATACATAGAgaaatttcacatttcagtgtttaaaaCACTCGACTAAAATCTTTTCTGAAGATTGTGTATGGAAAACGTCTTTCCTAGTCAAAGTGTGTCACGTGACCTGTAATTTCAACTGTCGCCAGTATGCCAAAATCGCCAGCCTAAGACCCCAGGATCAACACCAGGCTGTACAAGGATTAAAACGTGATCTTTGAATGACAGGATGGGTTGTGTAACAGCTGGGTATGGCTGTTTCAGAGGAGACAGGTTGTTTCAGGGGCACGGTGGCACTCTGTCAGGCCTGAACAGGGTTTGTTGGGGTTTCTGTATAATCTGGGTTGTTTCTGTGGTTGCCAAACTGTCcactgcttgttttttcttcttctggagaAAAAGAGCTTTTGGTCACTGATTGACTTCTGGTGATTGAATGACAACACTGAATATGAATGCTGGAGGTGACTGTCTCACTGCTCACTTCGCCACAGTTGCCACTTTGTGAAGGAACCTGCCGTCATTTGGATCCTTACTCTGTTCTGAACATGTGTTTAGCTGGTAAAGTCTCGACAAAATCGTATATATCTGATCTGGTCACATGACAGATGTCGACATTGTCTCCCACGGACCGGTAGAGGAGCCTGTCGAGGACAAACAGAGTCTGCAGACACCTGAGAGccaggaggaagacgaagaTGAGGAGGATACAGACACCGATGATGGTGCAGTTGGTCCAGATGAAGATATTCATGGTAGTTAGTTTTCATAATAATAGACAGTTTGGTTTTTGTGCAACAGTCCTATAGAAGTACAGAACAATTAAAGAACAATCTAATCTAGATACTTTTTAAACATCACAGAATAAAATGCTATTCAATGAATAGATATAATAAAATAGTATAAATCAAACCTATAAAATTCgattttagatttttagattagataaacaaaatattgaCATTATAGTTCATCCAACTGAAAATACGGAGAACTAGACAAAAGATTTCCGTAAAGAAAGGCAAAGTCACGTTTATCAGAAATGCTTAATTCGATTTGATCCTGAGAAATATTTCTTTTACTAATGTCATAATTCCGTTTTAAGTTCACACTTTAGATATATTTATACTGTTACTTAGTAGTTGTAGTTTAATGTGCATTAGACAACTGATATGGTATGATGTGCCTAATAGAACAAAATGTAATACCACTTGTCAGAAGTGATTTTACTGTAGATTTTGTCTTCTAGGCAAGTTGTGGGGACGATAAAGAGGTTGAGCCTTTGTTTGATCTAAAAATCCTGCTTATTGTCAGCGTAGATAATGTCAGGTGACCTATGGCATTGGTGAgtccagtttttgttttttaggagACACTTTGGATTTCACTCTTTGTTTTGGTCACATCTTGTGTGGAGCAGATTTCCTGAAAgtttcatacaaaaataatcagTAAAAAGAGTTGTGAGTCTGCTTTGATGCAGAAACTCtgaaaaactgatttaaaataatGATGTTTAAACTGGGCTGGTTTCTGcctagctgtctgtctgctgtccgCCTGTGCACATCCTGTCTGTTGTTACAGTGTTGTGGTATCTGTCCAGAACCACtgtattatactttttatttgtttgaaaataCCTGCCTTGTATGGCTTTGATTTCTGCCCTGTCTGTTTGTTACAAGAGCATCTTTTTATCCTTGTAGTTACCAATCTCTCTGTAACTCGTTAGCTTTGTCATGCTTTCTACCTGCTTATATCTGTCtgtcctttctctgtctgtcttcggCTCTTTCTATCTCCTCTCTAATACAGGGTTGGGTATTGAGAGCTTATTCTGAATTGAAACTCGTTCCTAATTTGTAGGAACGCAGTGTTCATTAAGAAAGTGATTGATTCTGCTTATCTATCCCAGAAATGAAGAATTTGACCTTCTGCTCTTCATACATATATAGCTGGCTATACCTGCATCAACAAGTGTATATTGTCACTATATAGCAGGCCAAAGTGAGTGTTCGTTAGTGAATCAGTAAAATATTACAATGAAACCCTCAATCTGCTTCAGATGTGTTGGCTGCATCTTATCGAATATTATTTAAGAATGGAAACAAAATATGTCGAAGGAATTGATAAGCAGAATCAATAAAGTCTGAAATAAATACCCAACTCCACTCTGATAGTCATCTTAGTAATGCCAGTGCTCTGTGTTTCTATCAGACAACTGTCATGTTAACAACAGCGGAGGAGACTCGACTAGAATCCAACAGTTGATTGAGTGTCCGCGTGAGTACAAACATCCATTCCTGCTGTATGCTgccacgcgcacacacacacacacacacacacacacacacacacacacacacacacacacacacacacacacacacacacacacacacacacacacacacacacgcgcgggCGACCATCGTTGCCAGAAAAAAAATTGACCTTTTGTCATTGTGAAGtaaaaaatcattttacattCTCAAAATCTTCCAAATTTTCTCATCATTTGACTTACCttgattcttttttcttcttttcctggtggaaatgtgcatacatacatgcatgcatacatagatacacatacacacagactccATACATTCATGCTTCTTCTCCAGAGGAACCTTCTTTGATGGAGCAGCTTGTGGATTTTGGTTTAAGAACAATTAACTGCAATTTAACCTTGGAAGAATGTTTACAACTCAAAATCGTGTACATATGAGAAGACGGTTAAAGACAGATGAAGGGCTATCTGTCAAACGACAGCCAGCTAGACAGTTGAAGAGCCTCTTGACCTTTTTCACGAAGACAAAATCTTGACATCTTGGCAGAACTAGTTTCTTGACAGGCAGGAAAAGAGATTCGTGACAGACAAGATGTTTTGATAAGGACTTtgcagctgtttgtcttttgttgtaaAGTAAAGTTTTGTCAGTACACGTTGTCTGTCGTAGTACAGATTAGTACGTTACCagatatattttgtattaaaaggTCAACTCAGTCAAATTACATAGTTTTTTTGTCACCTATCTGCAGTAGCATCTAATAGTATTAGTGCAGGCtgtgagatttctgcctccacgtCAACACGATGAacgtgaatgaatgaatttgagtttgtggtgctcaaagcattgaaaatTCTTATTTGAAAATCAGCATCTCTCTCGGAAACAATGTCACCGTTTATGGAAAGACATCACTGTATATGTCTAAGGCAAAGtaatcttcttttctttgtttgttttggtgtctcACTGCTGAAGGCGTGTTTTTCGCTTAACCACATGAGCTCATTGACTACTTGTCTGGTAGTAATGGGTTTTACTGGTGCTTTGGCAATTTTAGTGGTATGTTGTGGCTTTAACAGTACCTCCAGCCTACTGGTTTGTTCTGAGCTTCTCAaacatcactcacacactcttcttttcttcttctttagtagatcttctctttttttttttttctctgcatgcTGCCTTTGTAGCTTTTCACTGGATTAGTTCTAACTTCCTCGTTTCTCTCTTCTTGCATTTCTATTGTCATCCTTCTTTTggttctttcttttcctctggtCGCCTCGCTTAGAGAGAACTTGTTCAGCTGCTTTTATGATAAACAATGTAAACGCTAACAATGTGTTCATAGCTGAAGCAGTTCAAGTATCTGTTGAAACTTCCCTTGACTGCCTACAATACCAGCCAAACATCCGCAGCATGTTGAGCTGTTATcgcttcttttgtttgtttgttggctgCAGTGACATTTGCTATCAGCTGCCAGTTACCTGCAAGTGTTTCTAATAGTTTGTGCAACATTACTGGCAGTCCCTCTTGCTGCCGTTGTGGCTGGTTGCACAAGATGTGTAGAAGGCCTCTATTGGTGGTAGACATTTTAAAAGTGGACATTATTATAGACCAGTCTGCTGGCTGAGATATGTGTTGCTCTGTCTACTGACGCTGACATTACTGGAGTGACACAGTTGAACTGAATGCACtttcactgacactgaaaacagtgaaacaataattttcttctttgctgctAGGAAGCCTAACTTATTTGCTGAGCATATGGCTTTACGTGGATTAGGAGGATTTCATAGAGATGAATCCAAATGAGTTGAGACTTGTGGATTTTGAAGTTTATTGTGGGAGCAGCTGATAACAGCACAGCTCACTTTTTGCAGATGAAAAGACATCTAGGCATCAAATTTAACTGTGCTGAGTCCTGTTGAAAAGTTAAAATTATGAGGTCTAGATTCCATGggtcctgtttttttcccccaatgacatttcaaaaactTTCTTTCATCATGTAGTAGTTTTTACAGGTTATGCTGGACTTATTTCTTCATGTCATTAATCTGGTTTGCCTGTACTTTTGGTTGGTTTTGCAATGTCTAAAATACGAGCACAACCTCACGTATTTGAGCAACTTCAGTAACTAAAGTAAAACATGAGTTCAGTACACTTCACATCTCTGCTAATCAACCACTAATCCAGTTGATAACTCGCCCTTAGACACGTCCAAATGACTGATGGTTGTTGTATCATCAGGATGTGAAGTCGGCCCGTTGGACATTTGCAGATTTGAATTCAAGttcaaaagctgtttgttttcttacaaaTTTTAAACTGGATTTATTCACTGATTCCTCTGGTTTTCTTCTACCTCCCTGCAGCAGTCAAACAGCTGAAGGAGACTGTAAGTTCTTCAATCCACAAACTGGCCAGCTTTGATGGTAAGAGCTCAACTCAGCTTCAAGTAAAAAAGTAGTTATCAATAATTTCCTTCTGTGTTCTGAGTCCTGGAGCTAGTCTAATCTGGTGAAAACAGTGAATAGGTGGCTGATTTTGTGACACTTTAAGATAGAAATGCGTGTTAAATTTACCATtgaacacaaactgaaccaTAGTCTATCATCAATAACGGgtaatgtatatatgtgtttgtagAAGTGATGGACGCCCACCTACAGAACAACCAGACGGCGGACGACGACCTGCTGGCCAGCCCTGATCGCCTCAAAGGTAGGACACAAACACTCGGACTCACAGCCTTGAGCTGGATTATTACCCCTTAACGCAAAAGTATGAATCCAGCTTCATGCTCTCTGTGTCCCAGCTGCTAAATGTGTACTGAAATGTAccaataattatattttgtgCCAGTTCTTGTTTAATTCTTgttaatgtattattaaatgttaaaaaatatcCTCACGTCTgggtttcattttcaaatgttttagttgttttcaATCAACTAGGGAGTTAGCCAGTTACACTGACTGACTTTTTGTGTAGTAGTAATCACAAAGGACAAAACTGCTGACAAGGAGACATCCTCCTGtagtgacctctgacctttgacctctgttgTGAGAGATCTGACTGTTTGTCATCCTTTGGATTCTCTGCGGACACACAATGCTCAGGCTCACCACCTCGTGTGGAGGCtttgacacaaaacacacatttttatatttctatactTTTGAGGATCCTAATTGCCACAATGCATTTCTAGCCCACAGCCTTAACCACCACAACTACCTTTCTACCTACCTTTCTACCCCAACCCAACCAAAGTGAATGGTACTAAAGCTGTTCtaaactgctgcttttgttgtttctgttccaCCACCTGAACCCTGTGTGCCTCACACACTATAATCCAGTCAGTGCACtatacacaagtgtgtgtgtttgtgtgtgtatgctcacacacatacacgtatgTGTGGGATTTTTGTCTGTGCCTTTCTATTTTGGTGTTCTGTGTCTGGCTTCtggtttattttttcttcctgtaTTTTTTTTGGGTGGTTGCTTTTGTTTCCCTGgctaacctgtgtgtgtgtgtgtgtgtgtgtgtgtgtgtgtctgtgtgtctgtgtgtgtgtctgtgtgtccctcCCCACAGGGAATCCGATGGATGCCAAAGAGTCAGACATGTCAGACACTCTGAGTCCCAGCAAAGATCGCAGCAGTGACGACACGTCAGgtcagtgaaacacacacttaaTCACTTTATTATGTTAGTGTTTAAGTCTTGTCTCTGTGATTCTATCTctcccattcattcatttgttttagtttcaaggtttttctttttcagttcaACTGCTGTTGACTTTTGATAGCTCTCCTTTGAATAGTGTTGAAATCTTTTTTCTCACCAGTCTGCATCTGTTACATGTAGAGCACCTGGTCTATAATGAATTCATCATAGAATACCTTCTAAGTAACCTACTGAGAACTAAATAACTTGACAATAACCAAACACATtgtctaatcttttttttttttgataattcAGAAAAGCTAATCATTCTTGTAGAGTCATATCTGTTTATTTACCTTGTGCCTATTTAAGgcatttttataaatgtgtgtgtttataaatgtgtgtgcgtgtttcagACGGCAACATGGACGACCAGGAGCTGAATGAACCACAGAACAGAGTAGCTCTGCTCAAAGGTAACCATGGCAGCTCATCTCTGCTTTGTAgttctgctctgtgctgcacTAACAGACTTTCAACATTAACTGGGGCTATAAGCCAAGGTATTTGACAGTTTCAGTAATACAGTTCACTGTCCATTAGGGGGGGCTGGTCACTTGTGTTGGTGCCCGCAGGCTTTATTCtttgagtctgttttttttcatttgttatgtATGACATGGCCATTACATCTGTTAagagttttttctttaaagaaatatGATTACTCTGTTGTGTTCGTGTAGCTGAGTTGCATCGGGCCGGTTTAGAGCCTGGAGACACAGAGCAGGTCATCCACCATCTCCACAGAGAGCTTCTTGAGGCCCAGGAATTAGCCAACACTGGCAAGCAGAGATGTCTGGAGCTACAAGGTGACTAACCGTCTAAAATAATCCCACTACAATTAACACACAGATATTATGGGAGACCTCCCATTTCGCTTGATGTTCTGAAAAAGAGTTTCTCacattgtttgtgtctgtctgtagctcTGCTGGAGGACGAGAGGAGGAGCAACTCTCAGCAGACTGAAGAGTCAACCAAACAGATCCAGTACCTGCAGagttagtacacacacacacacacacacacacacacacacacacacacacacacacacacacacacacacatacagaacagtgagatgtgtgtgtcatAATCTACCTTTCTCCCACCTCacttcccttttgtttttgtgtgtttagctCAACTTGGGAAGCTGCAGGCTGACATGGAAGCActgagggagcagagggagagcacCATCTGCACTACCAGAGAGGAGCTCTACTCCGCCCAGGAGGAGGTACCACTCCTGCCTATTGTCCTCTGACTCCACACCACTCCCTCTGATTTCTCACAACTCCTTCAGACACCCCTATTACTCCCTCTGATGCCTCTTTGACTCCTTCCCTCTGACTCCCCTCCAGTTCTTCCTGACAGCCTTCTGATTACTCCCAACTCCCCTGTGACTCCACCAGACCTCCTTTtactctcttccctctcctacTGACTCCACTCTGACTCCTAATGACACCCCTCTGACTCCTCCCTGACTCCCCTCTGATACATCCCAGCTCCTTCGTACTCTCTCCTGACACCTCTCTGACTACTGTGGACTTCCCTTTGACTCCTTGTAGCTCTGTCTGACTcccctttctcttctttgaCTCTGGCTCCCTGACTCCTCCCTGCACACAAAGAAACCAGACCTCCTCTTGTACAAATTGACAGTTGCTGTCTCTCAGTTTACAGTAAATCCCAGTCGTATGACATCACTGACCGACCCATGTGACTATGTTTCTGCTGTCAGATTATCATCCTGCGGCGCACCATGGAGGCAGCCACGGCGGAGCGGGAGCGTGAGATCGCCGCCCTGCAGGCCGACCTGGGCAGCGTGCGATCTGAGCTGGAGCACTGGAGGAACATGGCCGCCAAATACGAGGAGGAGATCAGGCGGCTGCAGGAGGccttcacacagcagcaacagcagcagaacaccGCCAACCAGCTGCagggtgagcagagagagagagagtgtgtgtgtgtgtgtgtgtgtgtgtgtgtgtgtgtttgtttgtgtgaggcCAATAGCTTCCTGTGCAACTGCAGGAGCCTGAAAATGCCCAATATTAATTATAACTAtacttcctctctctcagcgGAGTGTGTCACGTTGCAgcagcggtgtgtgtgtttgcagcaggACTGTGACGGCCTGAGAGCTGAACGGAAAGCTCTTACGGACAAACTGCACCGCCTGGAGACTGAGCTGagcaggtatacacacacacacacacacacacacacacacacacacacacacacacacacacacacacacacacacacagttagcagCACAGGCTAACTGTCTTTCCAGCAGCTTTCCTCACAAGGGAAGACCCCTAAAGGACATTGGGAGCATTTTGTGAGGCCTCAAGCATCAAAAGAATATGGTTTCTCACACAGTCaagcataaataaatgaacatacagtatttcattgaGGATTTTAACACTTGGAAGTTTTGGTTTTAAGGAAGGCTTGCCTTTAAACTCTTTACTGCagacattgttttttgttttttaaggaaaaaaacatagtataataaatattttgtagTAGATAACAATAATTGAATTTAATATATGACTCTTGAAACTAAAACTCTACATTGAAAAGTTCCCAAACTGAATGTAAAGCTAAAGTTCAACCCAGAACATATCGGGAATGCGTGTCAAACTGTGCGAGGGTGGACATTAAAACTGGACCTAAAAGTCTTTGTGACAACCGTGATCGAGTTAATGAATTCTGGCTCAGGACGGCTGACGGGAGCGCCGCCAAGTCCATGGATCCTGACAGGTCCAGAGTTTGGATTCAGCATTAAAATAAGGAGAAGGACAGGAGGAAACGTGCTGTCCAGCTGATTCAGGCAGGAAAGGACGAGGGGACgacagctgactgacagctgactgaACCAGACCGAGCAGTCAGCAGGTCCgactgcagctctgtctgttCTCCATGGACAGAAAACATCACTGCATGTTCTCATCGGAGCTGAGAGCTCAGCAGGATCTTCTCTGAGCCTCAGCTGAGTTTTCACTAGTTTCCAATGAACTGTAGGTGCCATTGGCAGCACATCTCATGAATATCTGTAACGCACCACTCCAGTTAAACTGCAGGTGTCAGCTGCAGCTCGCTGTCTCATCCCCGTTGAGATGCTGTTCAGcataacatttttatatgaTCAATCGGAGATGAATCTGAATTCAACAATGTCTCCGTTTAGTGGAAATATTTACTTTCAGCAGACAAAATGTGtcccaacacaaacatgttgccCTGTTACCTGATTCAGGTACATGCACTAAATGCAGATGCTAAGAAATGATTATTATGGAGGCTCGCCACCTCACCTAAAATAACGACCAGCTGCCTTAATGTCAGaagaaatgattaaatgaaatgtaaccGTAAGCTCCAGGGTAAAATAGCAGAGGTTGTGTGTAATAACAACTAAATTGATCACAAGATGAAATGTGTGCGGATCTGTCCGATTCAGCTCAGAAAGTGACAGTGATTGATTGATCACATCGTACGTTTGCTTTAAGGTAATAAATCAGAGCAGCACCACGCAGTGAAATAAGAGAACAAGCCTTTAGAAGTTGGGAGGAGTCGGTTCCATCAGCCATGATCAGACAGTACGCGTCACTCTACAGGCAGACATTTGTGGCTGAAACACGCTGGAAACTCCAAGTGAAAGCATCAGCTGTCATTAAATGCCACATGaatatgacaaacaaaaaaaacaaaatatgcagaACACTTGTGAAGCTACAATGCTCTGACTTGCGTTGCAGCTGGAAAATGGAAGTGATGCAGCTAGCCTGACTTTTTAGTttaatgtgtgtaaaaaaaaaaaaaaacaacttaatacTTTTCATATACAAGGCAGCCCAGTGTGCGAGCGCTCCATGTGAAtatcaaaacatacaatatcATTCAAAAGTTTCAATCCACCTGTTTGAAACCAGGGTTTCCTAAATGTTAACACATGCATAAAACGCCGTAGCTTAATGTATCATACATGTGCTTCTATAAGCAGATAATCATATTTGTGAGTCGTGTCAGAAGGAATTTCCCTGTGAGCTCGGTCACAGAGGGGAGGCTTCCTCTGGTCCAGCAAAATGTCCCATCAGATCAAAATCTTTGCGGTCAATAAATTAAATCCATCCATTCAACACATAATTTCCGAGATCAGAATCAATTTGAAAGACGGATGAGGTCAGTGAGAGTGGACAGATGGAGCTCGAGCAGGAAAAATAATAACATCTGATCTTAGCAACCTGAagtcctctctgtgttttcatacatCTCGTCACTGTCATGTCAGTAATCAATCCCTGCAGAGTGTGTTTCGTCATCATTGTGGCCCAAAATGAATTTGCTGCGTATTTTCTGGGATTTTGTGGGAAGTTGTGGTGAAGTTACTTGACTTAAAGTACTCACAGATAATCGTAGCATGTAATACCTCTCAGGATCTCAGTAATGAAAATCTAAACATCCCACCATGCTAATGtaagaaatataatataaccTAATGTAATGCTAATGAATCCATATGATCAAGTTCCATAAACAAAGGGGTTAGTTTTAGGTATTAGATTAGAAATGATTTAGTTTTCAAAACCTTAAGAATGGTGAGTTGTCGGAGCGAGACACAACCTGTTCTGGACTTCACCTTTGTAACAATGAAGTCttgattttaatttgactttGGCTCCCAAaggttaattttctgttgaaagCTGTTTTCCAGTTTGACCATTTTTGTAGAAATGTTGCCGGATTTGAAAAATTGAAAGCTCTTCTAATGTGAGAGTCAATTCTTAAGATCTCAGGATTGTGAATTCTTGGAGTTGAATGCATTTCACTGGTTACTGACTGGACAtggttgtggtgtgtgtgtgtgcagcaccaGGGAGCAGAGTCTGGTCCTCAGCAGTAGTCTGGAGTCtctggagaagagggagggggttCTGCAGGACAAGCTGGGTTCTCTGGAGAATCAACACCTGCAGGACGCAAGCCAGCTGAAGAGCCAGCTTGACCAGGCccaggcccacacacacacactgcagagagaggtacacacacacacacatacacacacactgcagagagaggtacacacacacacacacacacacacactgcagagagaggtacacacacacacacacactgcagagagaggtacacacacacacacacacacacacacactgcagagagaggtacacacacacacaaacactgcagagagaggtacacacacacacactgcagagagaggtacacacacacacacacacacactgcagagagatacacacacacacacacacactgcagagagagatatacacacacacacacacactgcagagagaggcacacacacacacacacacacacacactgcagagagaggtacacaaacacacacacacacactgcagagagaggtacacaaacacacacacacacacacactgcagagatagatatacacacacactcacactgcagagagaggtacacacacacactcactgcagagatatatatacacacacacactgcagagagagatatacacacacacacacactgcagagagaggtgcacacacacacacactgcagagagaggcacacacacactgcagagagagatacacacacacacactgtagagagaggtacacacacacacacacactctttagaGAGAGATACACAATCCCTTGAAGTTGTTAAGTCACTTCTTTACAGATGTTGATGACATGACAATTTAAAGAAAtgatatgatgtgtgtgtgtgtgtgtgtttttgtgtgtttttgtgtgtgcgtgcatgtgcagTATGAAGACACACAGTCCCAGCTGTTGGACCTCCGTCAGCGCTATGAGagaacagagaaggagaagctgAACATCCACCAGGAGCTGGAGCAGTGCAGGAGCaacctgaagctgctgcaggacaaGACCAGCTccgtgagtacacacacacacacaaacacacacacacacacacacacacacacacacacacacacacacacacacacacacacacacacacactttctttttaatAAGACCAAAGACTTTATGGACTGTTTGTGTTGTAACCTTTATTTTAGTGTTTGCTCAGCTTTAAatccagatgtttttgttttcttgatgttttttctccccacagtttggggttttttgcTTAAAGATAAATGCAGGAGAAGCACCAGACTTGCTTATGGACACTGTGGCAGTCTTGGACTTGCTACCCGTAACCCGCCCAGCACTTCCAGTTCACAGCTTCCATCTTCTCTGCTTACTTGCTAACTCTGGACACAACAAATTGTTGTTTGAAACTCCAATCTTGAATCAGACCTTCAGTCCTGTTAACTAACAGAGGACTGATAACAACCTCTGTGCTTGAGGTAAAAGCAAATGGATTGAATAAAGTAACAAGAATCTAATAGTAgtgataaataacaacaacagaatTGACTAACAAGAATACAAATTTGAGTGTGATTCCAGCAGATTGATGCAGTTcaatgaatacataaatgtaCATGGAAACAGTCATCTCTCCTGCCTTTTCATCCTTAGCTGAGAAACAGCTGTTAGTTagtttgtctctgctgctgtggaaaCTCCAGGAAACACAAATCAGAAGATGACAGCGAGGCGgagcagcctcctcctcatctgttacccctcttcttcctctcctcctcttctccctcatctACCTGTCTtcagctcttcttcctcttcagcctTTTGTTGGTGTGACAGTAGatgttttgtcttcttgttcCCTTAGGTTTTGTTTCCCCAGAGCTTTTCA is a window of Enoplosus armatus isolate fEnoArm2 chromosome 3, fEnoArm2.hap1, whole genome shotgun sequence DNA encoding:
- the slmapa gene encoding sarcolemma associated protein a isoform X1 — translated: MPSALAVFACRPNSHPFQERHVYLDEPVKIGRSVARCRPAQNNATFDCKVLSRNHALVWFDHKTGKFYLQDTKSSNGTFINSQRLSRGSEESPPCEVLSGDIIQFGVDVTENTRKVTHGCIVSTIKLFLPDGMEARRRSDVIQAPLPLPVDKVAANTPSMYSQELFQLSQYLQEALHREQMLEQKLATLQRLLANTQEASESSWQALIDEDRLLSRLEVMGSQLQAYSKSQTEEGIRKELLALQEDKHNYETTAKESLRRVLQEKIEVVRKLSEVERSLSNTEDECTHLKEMSERGQEELRELANKYNAAVNEIKELSDKIKVAEGRQEELTQRGATEKRELELRIEEMEEKEQVLQARIEALQADNDFTNERLAALQVRLEQLQEKSIKENNSLDVDIVSHGPVEEPVEDKQSLQTPESQEEDEDEEDTDTDDGAVGPDEDIHDNCHVNNSGGDSTRIQQLIECPPVKQLKETVSSSIHKLASFDEVMDAHLQNNQTADDDLLASPDRLKGNPMDAKESDMSDTLSPSKDRSSDDTSDGNMDDQELNEPQNRVALLKAELHRAGLEPGDTEQVIHHLHRELLEAQELANTGKQRCLELQALLEDERRSNSQQTEESTKQIQYLQTQLGKLQADMEALREQRESTICTTREELYSAQEEIIILRRTMEAATAEREREIAALQADLGSVRSELEHWRNMAAKYEEEIRRLQEAFTQQQQQQNTANQLQAECVTLQQRCVCLQQDCDGLRAERKALTDKLHRLETELSSTREQSLVLSSSLESLEKREGVLQDKLGSLENQHLQDASQLKSQLDQAQAHTHTLQREYEDTQSQLLDLRQRYERTEKEKLNIHQELEQCRSNLKLLQDKTSSSGWRPWMPVIAVMVAVTAAVLYPNLSKSSST
- the slmapa gene encoding sarcolemma associated protein a isoform X2, translating into MPSALAVFACRPNSHPFQERHVYLDEPVKIGRSVARCRPAQNNATFDCKVLSRNHALVWFDHKTGKFYLQDTKSSNGTFINSQRLSRGSEESPPCEVLSGDIIQFGVDVTENTRKVTHGCIVSTIKLFLPDGMEARRRSDVIQAPLPLPVDKVAANTPSMYSQELFQLSQYLQEALHREQMLEQKLATLQRLLANTQEASESSWQALIDEDRLLSRLEVMGSQLQAYSKSQTEEGIRKELLALQEDKHNYETTAKESLRRVLQEKIEVVRKLSEVERSLSNTEDECTHLKEMSERGQEELRELANKYNAAVNEIKELSDKIKVAEGRQEELTQRGATEKRELELRIEEMEEKEQVLQARIEALQADNDFTNERLAALQVRLEQLQEKSIKENNSLDVDIVSHGPVEEPVEDKQSLQTPESQEEDEDEEDTDTDDGAVGPDEDIHDNCHVNNSGGDSTRIQQLIECPPVKQLKETVSSSIHKLASFDEVMDAHLQNNQTADDDLLASPDRLKGNPMDAKESDMSDTLSPSKDRSSDDTSDGNMDDQELNEPQNRVALLKAELHRAGLEPGDTEQVIHHLHRELLEAQELANTGKQRCLELQALLEDERRSNSQQTEESTKQIQYLQTQLGKLQADMEALREQRESTICTTREELYSAQEEIIILRRTMEAATAEREREIAALQADLGSVRSELEHWRNMAAKYEEEIRRLQEAFTQQQQQQNTANQLQAECVTLQQRCVCLQQDCDGLRAERKALTDKLHRLETELSSTREQSLVLSSSLESLEKREGVLQDKLGSLENQHLQDASQLKSQLDQAQAHTHTLQREYEDTQSQLLDLRQRYERTEKEKLNIHQELEQCRSNLKLLQDKTSSPSILQPVPAIFIGLVLALLYWCFGQLW